The Flavobacterium sp. 1 genome contains the following window.
ACTGATTTTTTTACTGTTCCTAAGAAAGTATTGCATTTTGCACCAGAACAGGCTTTTTACAAAATGTTCCGCAAGCAGAAAAATCTAGATTACACCACAACCGATTTGTTTTCGCCTTTGGCGGATGTAAAAGCGGATATTTGTAATTTGCCTTTTGAAGACAATCAATATGACGTTATTCTGTGCAATCACGTATTGGAACACATTCCGGATGACACCAAAGCCATGCAGGAATTGTATCGCGTTTTGAAACCTGGCGGAATGGCTATCCTTCAAATTCCGCAAGACTTAAAAAGAGACGTAACTTTTGCAGACGATTCCATTACCGACCAAAAAGAACGTGCCAAAATATTTGGTCAATACGACCACGTACGTATTTATGGTCGTGATTATTTTGATAAACTAAGAAGCATTGGTTTTACAGTTGTTGAGGAAGATTACACCAATAAAATTGCTCCCGAAATGGTAGAAAAATATTGTTTAGCAAAAGGCGAAATCATTCCTGTTTGCTTTAAATAAAGTCATTGGATTCAACAAAAAATATTTTGCCACAGATTACACAGATTCACACAGATTTTTATTTACGTATTTTTAATCTGTGAAAATCATCTAAATCTGTAGCTTAAAAAATTTCAATCCTCGTCATGTATCTAAATAAATAACTGATTTTGAAAACTGAAGCCCCCTTTCTGTTTTGTTTTGATATAAGTTTTGAAAAAAAACTGAATCATTATATCCCAACGGCATATATTATCAAACAAACGAAGGAAATAAAATATTTAGATAAAAAAGCAAGCCCCGAAGTTTTACAAAGTTTCGGGATTATTTTTGAAGATTTAGACAACAACACCAAAAAAGTGTTGACTATATGCGAAAATTTAAAACCCGAAAAAGTTTTTAAAAAATTCAGCAAAAACAGTAAGTCTGCCAAAACTATTGATGATTTACTGAAAGACAGCAAACTTGAATTTGGCATTCGTCAATTTACAAAAACCAACTTAGACCAATTTTACACTTTAATCAAACAAGAAAACTTTCCGTTATCAATAAATTTAGACAGAGAGAAAGATTTCAGAAACAGCCATGTTTCTGTCAATCATCCGTCTTTGGAAACGCAACTCCATTTTGACAAACACGAAAATGGAATCACCTATATCTTAGCTTTAAAAGACAACGAAACTGTTTTTTATCCATCAGACAAAACAATCGAATTGCTTTTGGACGAACCGAGCTGGCTCATTGTAGACAAAAAACTTTTCCATTTACAACACATCAATTCTAAAAAAATCACTCCTTTTTTGACGAAAAAATCTATTGAAATTCCATCCAAATTGGTTCCTGACTATTTTGAGAAATTCATTAAAGATGTTGCAAAAAAAGCAGACATTACCGCAACAGGATTTGAGCTTGAGACCAAAAACAAAATCGTTTCCTGTGCGATTCAACCTGTGTTGGATTTTTTTAAAAACAGCTATTATGTCAATTTAATTTTCGATTATAACGGGTATTCCTTTGAATTAAATTCAACTAAAAAAACACATTCGAATATTGATTTAAGCGATTTGAACAACATCAAACTTATTCAATACAAACGCTCTGAAACCGAATTTTCATTTACTGATAAATTACAAAAATTAGGTTTGTCCAAAACTGAAAATGGTTTGTTTGGGCTTTCGCCAAAAGCAGAAAAACAAGATCCATACGCTACTATCCAATGGGTGATAGAAAACCAGGGAATTCTCGAATCTTCGGGATTTTCTGTTAAAAATTTGAAAATTGACAGTAAGAAAATTAACACTCGAAAAGTAGAAATTCAGTTTTCGAATGAAGTCAAAAGCGATTGGTTTGACATCAAAATGACAGTGGTTTGTGAGGAATTCGAATTTAATTTCAGCGAACTGATTTCGAATATAAAAAACCGAAACCGACTCTTCCTTTTACCTAATGGCAGCTACTTTTTGATTCCAATTGAATGGATGACACTTTATGCTCAAATGGCAAAATTGGCAAAAGTCCAAAACGGGAATCTTGTTTTACCCAAAAGCAATTTTGCTGTTTTGGATAATATTCCAGAACTAAAGGGGTCAACTAATTTACAAGAAGCCATAGAATACCAATCTTCGCCTTTGGTAAAAGCGACATTGAGACCCTATCAAATTGAAGGAGTCAAATGGCTTTTGGAACATTACAACAATGGTTTAGGTGCTTGCTTGGCCGACGATATGGGATTGGGGAAAACACTGCAAACCCTGACGACACTCGTTGCTGTGCAGGAACAATTGGATTTTGAAAAAGCCGAAAACGTTCAGCTGGATTTGTTTGGAAACGAAATTGTAACTCCAAAAGAATACCTAAAAGCATTGATTGTTCTGCCGTCTTCTTTGGTGTTTAATTGGTATAATGAAGCCCGAAAATTCACCCCGCATTTCCGCAGAATACAATACATTGGCAACGACCGAAAAATGCTTTCGAAAAAACTGGAAAAATACGACTTGATTTTTACGAGCTATTCTATTGTTTCGAGAGATATTTCTATTTTAGAAAAATACAATTTCAGGTATTTGATTTTGGACGAAAGTCAATACATCAAAAACAAGAACTCCAAAATTTTCAAGGCTATCAATCAAGTAAAAGCCAGTCACAAAATATCATTGAGCGGAACTCCTATAGAGAATTCACTCGATGATTTATGGTCGCAAATGCAGTTTATCAATCCGAATATTTTGGGAAGCTATGCTTTTTTTGCCGAAAATTATAAATTGCCAATCGAGAAAAAGCAGGATGAGAACAGTTTATTAGAACTGAAAAACCTCATCAATCCTTTTATTCTGCGACGTACCAAAGAACAAGTTTTAAAAGATTTACCAGAACTGTCCGAGCAGATTTTCTATTGCGAAATGGAACTTGAACAGGAAAAACTTTACGAAGAAGAAAAATCCAAAGCCCGAAACTCGCTATTAAAAACTGATGGCTCTGAAGTAGCTAAAATTAGCATTATTAATACTTTGATGCGTTTAAGACAATTGAGCAATCACCCAAAAATGATTGATTCGAAATCCGAAATGGATTCGGGGAAATATATCGCTGTTACCCGTTATCTTGAAACTTTGGTACAATCCAATCAAAAAACGATTGTTTTCAGTTCGTTTGTATCCAATTTAGAATTTTATAAAACTTGGTGTAAAGAAAACAAAATCGATTTTTGCGAACTTACGGGAGAAACTCCTTTAAAAGAAAGAGAATACCAAGTCAATCGTTTCCAGCAACAGGAAAAACCATTGTTGTTTTTCGTTTCTTTAAAAGCGGGAGGCGTTGGACTTAACATAACGAAAGCCTCTTATGTGGTTTTCCTTGACCCTTGGTGGAATCCATTTTCAGAAAAACAGGGAATTGGCCGAGCCCATCGAATCGGGCAGATGAACAAGGTAAATGTGATTCGGTTTATCACCAAAAATACCGTTGAAGAAAAAATCATCCGCCTGCAGGAAAGCAAAAAATTATTGTCTGATTCCCTTTTGGACGAAAACTACATTGGTGACGAAATCGAGGATAATTTGAATTTTATACTGGAATAGTTTGCCAAGATAAACGCATGAATTTTTTACCGCAGATTGCTTCACCTATTTGCTGTTCATTTTAAACTCATATCTTACTCTGATTAATTTCCATTAATTTGTATATTTACAATCTATGAACGATAGCCCATAATGAAATCAATAGCCGTTTTACTTCTTTCTTTCTTTTACCTAGCCTTAACAGCCCAAGTTCAGACTGAAATAGCGCCACCATATAACATCAAAACTGCTTCTTTCGTTCAGAACAGTCAAAACGTTGTTCCCATCTTTCAATTAGGGGAATCCTTTGGGTTTCAATTTGACGACTTATTTGGCAATGAAGCCGACTATTATTACGAAATCACCCATTGCGACTATAATTGGGTCCCCACAGATATTCCAAAAAGCGAATATCTTTCTGGTTTTGACAGCCAAAAAATTCAGGAATACGTCAACTCTTTCAATACATTACAGATTTTCACTCATTACCGATTATCCATTCCGAATGATTACACCAAAATAAAATTAAGCGGTAATTATGTGCTCACTATTTTAAATTCTGATAAAGAGGTCATTTTGAAAAGATATTTTGTACTGTATGAGAATATAGTATCTGTCCCTTTAAAAATAAAACGCCCGAGAACCGTCAAAAACATTTATTCGAAACACAATCTGAATTTCGAAATTAACACAGATGATTTTCTGCTGCAAAATCCGACTCAAAATTTAAAAGTAGTACTGCTTCAAAACGGCAATTTCAATACCGCCATTAAGAATATTGCACCACAATACAATATAGGCAATGTTTTTGTTTATAAATACGACCAAGAAACGCAATTTTGGGCTGGCAATGAATTTTTAAATTTTGATTCCAAAGACATCAAAAACGCTAATAATTATGTGGGTTTCGTTAATTCTGATAACGGTATTTACAATACGCATTTATTTACCAATAGTGCTAAAGCCAATTTTCCCTATTCCAATTATTCTGATCTTAACGGAAATTTTTCGATCCGAAAACTAGACGGAGAAAACAATACAATTGAAGCCGACTATTCTTGGGTTTATTTTAGCCTGTCTGCTCCTTTGGCAAATCCGAGTTCTTCTGTTTATATAGTGGGAATGTTCAATAATTACAGCACAACTCCCGAAAACAAAATGGATTTTAATACTGAAAAAGGGATTTATGAAAAAGCAATTTTAATCAAACAGGGATTTACAAACTATCAATATACAACAGTAGACAGCAAAGGATTTATCGACTTAGAAAATGCAATTGATGGAAATTTTTATCAAACTGAAAATGATTATACGGTATTGGTTTACTACAAAGGAAATACTGACCGATATGTAAAAGTCATTGGAAAAGGAACCGCCAATTCATTAAATATAACAAATTAGAAAACTTTGAAAAATTTTAAATAGAATATTCATTTTTTTCGTAGATTTGTCGCCATATAGCACTTAATTAGCTCATTAACATGGTTTCGCAAATAACAAGAGGCATTAAAATTTCGGTAATGACTAGTTTTGAAGGAACCTACTTCAAAAACTACAAGATTCACTTTGCCTTTAGTTACGAGATTACAATTGAAAACCACAGTAAAGACTCTGTTCAATTGACTTCACGCCATTGGGAAATCTACGACTCCTTAAATGATTTAGAATATGTTGACGGAGAAGGTGTTATCGGTAAAAAACCAGTTTTAAAACCTGGAGAACAGCATACTTATAGTTCAGGCTGTTTATTATCGTCTCCTTATGGAGCAATGAAAGGATATTTTAATATGATAAATTTTACTTCTACCAAATCTTTTAGGGTTATCGTACCTACTTTTAAAATGTGTGCTCCTTTTGCTATGAATTAAATTGACTTTAATTACAACATTTTTAGCATAATTTAAATCTTTCCTTTGTACTTTTGCATCAAATTATATAATTGCTTACTAATTAATTATAAAAGACATGCTAAAAGGATTTTTTAATGTACCCAAAGCGGTAAACGAACCTGTAAAAAGTTACGCTCCAAATTCTCCAGAAAAAGCTTCAGTTCTAGCTGCTTACAAAGCTATGTGGAATTCCAAAATCGATGTCCCATTGTATATTGGAAATGAAGAAATTAGAACAGGAAACACCCGAAATATGACAGCTCCACACGATCATCAGCATATCGTTGGAACGTATCATTTAGCTGAAAAAAAACACATTGAAAGTGCCATTACCAACGCATTAGAATCTAGAGAAGCCTGGGCAAATATGGCTTGGGAACAAAGAGCTGCCATATTCCTTAAAGCAGCCGAATTAATCGCTGGTCCCTACAGAGCAAAAATTAATGCCGCAACTATGATTGCGCAATCCAAAAATATTCATCAAGCCGAAATTGACGCAGCCTGTGAACTAATCGATTTTTTACGTTTCAACGTAAAATTCATGACACAGATTTATGCAGATCAGCCAAAATCGGCATCCGATATGTGGAATCGTTTAGAATACAGACCGCTTGAAGGTTTTGTCTATGCGATTACTCCTTTCAACTTTACGGCTATTGCTGCAAATTTACCTGCAAGTGCTGCTATGATGGGGAATGTTGTTATTTGGAAACCAAGTGACAGCCAAGTATTCTCTGCAAAAATTATAATTGATGTTTTCAAAGAAGCAGGAGTTCCAGACGGTGTTATCAACGTTGTTTTCGGTGATGCATTAATGATTACCGACACTGTTTTGGCGAGCCGTGATTTTGCCGGAATCCACTTTACAGGTTCAACACATGTATTCAAAGATATATGGGCAAAAATTGGAACCAATATTCACCATTACAAAACATACCCAAGAATAGTTGGAGAAACTGGGGGTAAAGATTTTATCATTGCTCATCCAAGTGCCAACCCAAAACAAGTGGCAACAGGAATCATCCGTGGCGCATTTGAATTCCAAGGACAAAAATGTTCTGCAGCTTCAAGAGCTTATGTACCGCAAAGCTTATGGCCAGCCGTAAAAGAACAATTGATTACTGATGTAAAATCAATGAAAATGGGTTCTCCAGAAGATTTTGGAAACTTTATCACAGCGGTTATTCACGAAGGATCATTTGATAAATTGGCCAGTTTTATTGACCAAGCCAAAAAAGATGCAGATGCCGAAATTATCGTAGGCGGAAATTACGATAAATCTGTTGGATATTTTATTGAGCCAACCGTTATTGTAACTACAAATCCGAAATACACTACTATGGAAACCGAATTATTCGGACCTGTTATGACGATTTTTGTTTATGAAGATACTCAATGGTCTGAAACTTTGAAATTGGTTGACACTACATCTGAATATGCTTTGACTGGAGCTGTTTTCAGCCAAGACCGTTATGCAATAGAAGAAGCTACGACAGCATTGCAAAACGCTGCCGGAAACTTCTACATCAATGACAAACCAACAGGAGCTATCGTAGGAATGCAGCCTTTTGGCGGAGCAAGAGCTTCTGGAACTAATGACAAAGCCGGTTCCGCATTGAACTTATTGCGTTGGGCTTCTCCAAGAACTATTAAAGAAACATTTGTAACTCCAACGGATTACAGATATCCGTTTTTGGGAGAATAGTTAAAAAGTTTCAGGTTTCAGGCTTGAAAACCTTTGACGATAATAAAATAGCCGAATCTTAAATTAAGATTCGGCTATTTTATTATCGTCCCAACAAACCTGAAACTCGAAAAATAAAACATTTTCACACCACAAACTTCAAAGGCAAGTGAACCACTTTTTTTGTTTCGAAAAATTCATCTTCGAAGAAATCAGAAATATTGTATTCTGTTGCTTTGGGAAAATCTTTCAGCTCTTCGGTTAAATCACCGCCTTTCAAATAGAGAATTCCATTTTTCAATTCGTGTTTATTTTGCTTCTTGATTTTGGTTTTTATCCATGAAACAAAGTCAGGCATGTTAGTCACAGCACGGCTTACGATGAAATCAAAATCACCTTTTACATTTTCGGCACGAAGCTGTTCGGCTTTGACATTTTTTAATTCTAAAGCTTCAGCTACTGCTTTTACCACCTTTATTTTTTTGGCTATAACATCAATCAGATAAAAACGGGTCTCTGGAAAAAGAATAGCAAGCGGAATACCCGGAAAGCCACCACCAGTCCCCACATCCAGCACATAAGTCCCTGGTTCAAATTTATTTACTTTGGCAATGGCCAAAGAATGCAATATATGTTTGGTATATAAAGAGTCAATATCTTTGCGTGAAATAACGTTGATTTTTTCGTTCCAATCGTGGTATAAAAAATCCAATTTTTGAAACTGTTCTATCTGATTATCAGATAAGTTAGGAAAGTACTTTAGAATCTCGTCCATCTTAAAAATTTTTAACAAAAGTACTGCTTTTAGCTTAGAAATATTTAACTCAATATTGTATGTTGAAAATTTATATTGGTTACCTTTGCAAATATTCAAAAAATTATATGAACAATACCGCACCTACATTTGCAAAGCAAGACAATTTAAAGTTTTTCAGAACCCTTAATTCTCGAGTTAACAGCTATTTCAAAGAAAATAATATAGAGAAAACAGGTAATTGGAAGATCCATTTGAAAACTGTAATTCTTTTCACTGTCTTTCTTGTTCCTTATTTTTTGATACTTACATTAGACATGCCTTTTTGGTCACACCTTCTATTAACTATCGTTATGGGAATCGGAATGGCCGGAATCGGAATGAACGTAATGCATGATGCCAACCACGGATCTTATTCAACCAAAAGCTGGGTCAATAAATTTATGGGAGGAACCATATATGTTTTGGCAGGAAATGTTCATAACTGGCAAGTACAGCACAATGTATTGCATCATACCTATACTAATATAATTGGGCATGACGAAGACTTGGAAGCAGGTAGAATTATGCGTTTCTCTAAAGAAGCTGAATGGCATAAATTTCATAGATTCCAACAATATTATGCTGTATTTTTATATGGTTTATTGACCTTCAACTGGGCAATTACTACTGATTTCAAACAAATGAAGAATTACCTAAAAAGAAAATTGTCTTATGGTGAGCCAAAAAGCCCAAAAATACTTTGGACAACATTAATTATTACAAAAGTCATTTACATGGGTATTTGGATTGTTTTGCCAATGCTTATTGGAATCACTTGGTGGAAAGTTTTGGTTGGATTTTTTGTAATGCATTACACTGCTGGATTAATCTTAAGTATAGTATTTCAATTGGCACATGTAGTTGATGAAGCGGCTAATCCACAGCCAAACGAAGCTGGCGAAATGGAAAACACTTGGGCGATACACCAATTATTTACCACAGTAAATTTTGCACCCAAAAACAAAATCGTAAACTGGTACACTGGAGGATTAAACCACCAGATTGAACACCATATTTTCCCGCACATCAGCCATATACATTACGGGAAAATTGCAAAAATCGTAAAAGAAACGGCCAAGGAATGCCAATTGCCATATTACGAGTATAAAACAATGTCTGCGGCTATTGTTGCACACTTTAAACATTTAAGAACATTGGGGCTAGAACCCGCACTATAAATAATTATCTAAAAAAAGAATAAACCAAAAAATTACAATTTAATGAGCAATCCACTTTCAGACAGAATTAACAATTTAGCTACATCACAAACATTAGCGATGGCTGCATTGGCAAGAGAATTAAAAGCACAAGGAAAAGACATTATCAGTTTAAGCTTAGGAGAACCAGATTTCAATACTCCGGATTTTATCAAGGAAGCTGCAAAAAAAGCTATTGACGAAAACTACAGCACATACTCTCCAGTTGACGGATATGGCGATTTAAAAGATGCTATCTGCAGAAAATTCAAAAGAGACAACGGATTAGATTACAAACCATCACAAATCGTAGTTTCAACAGGAGCAAAACAATCATTATACAACATTGCGCAAGTAATGTTAAACGATGGTGACGAGGTTATCTTGCCTGCACCTTACTGGGTTTCCTATTTTGAAATCGTGAAATTATCTGGAGGAGTTCCTGTAGAAGTTCCAACCTCTGTAGATACTGATTTCAAAATCACACCAGAACAATTAGAAGCCGCTATCACACCAAAAACAAAAATGATGTGGTTCTCTTCTCCTTGTAACCCAAGTGGTTCTGTTTACAACAGAGAAGAATTAACAGCTTTGGCTAAAGTTTTAGAAAAATATCCAAATATCTATGTAGTTGCTGACGAAATCTATGAGCACATCAATTTCTCAGGAACTTTTTGCAGTATCGGATCAATCCCAGGAATGTTAGAAAAAACGATTACTGTAAACGGAGTTGCCAAAGCTTTCGCTATGACAGGATACAGAATTGGTTACATTGGAGCACCAGAATTTATTGCAAAAGCATGTACTAAAATTCAAGGGCAGGTAACATCTGGAGCAAATTCTGTGGCGCAACGTGCTACTATCACTGCTGTAGATGCTGATCCAAGCGTGTTAAACCACATGGTTCAAGCTTTTCATAGCCGCAGAGATTTAGTAGTTGGATTATTGAAAGAAATTCCAGGAATCAAAATCAACGTTCCAGAAGGAGCTTTCTACGTATTCCCAGACGTTTCTTCTTTCTTCGGAAAAACATTAAAAGGAACATTAATCAAAGATGCGAATGATTTCTCTATGTATCTTTTAGGCGAAGCTTGCGTAGCAACTGTAACAGGTGACGCTTTTGGAAACCCAAATTGCATCCGTTTCTCTTATGCAACCAGCGATGAATTATTAAAAGAAGCTTTACGCCGAATCAAAGAAGCTGTAACGCTTACCGAAGTTCCTGCATAATATAAAATTTGTTTCAAATTAAAAGTTCCAGGTTTCAGGTTTCACAACTTGAAATTTGGAACTTTTTTTCATTTAAAGAAATAGTTGGGCGTGGCTCCGTTGAACAAAGGGGCTTATTTACAGCAACGTTCAGTTGTCCTTTGCTCAACGGGGTTGGGCTATACATGCTACTTCGATAGCTTATTCCTATCCCTCACGCAATCTGGCGTGTAAAAACACAATACCGTTATTCTCAAAATAACAAGCAAAAACCAAAACCAATTTCAAAAGAATTTCACACAAAAAATGTATTTTTGTTACCATCTAAAATCACATTCCTAATCATAGGAAACCCCAATATATATAAAGCTCAAAACAATGAAAATACTACTTCTAGGCTCAGGCGAATTAGGAAAAGAATTTACAATCGCTGCACAACGCATTGGACAAACCATAATTGCTGTTGACAGTTATGAAAATGCTCCTGCAATGCAGGTAGCACACGGTTTTGAAGTCATCAATATGCTTGATGGAGACGCTTTAGACAAAATCGTAGCCAAACACCAGCCTGATTTTATCGTTCCCGAAATAGAAGCCATCAGAACTGAGCGTTTCTATGATTACGAAAAACAAGGCATTACTGTGGTTCCTTCTGCGAAAGCGGCGAACTTTACCATGAATAGAAAAGCCATTCGTGATTTGGCTTCCAAAGAATTAGGTTTAAAAACTGCTGATTACCGTTATGCCACAACTACCGAAGAATTACACAAAGGAGTTGAAGCCGTTGGAATGCCTTGCGTAGTAAAACCATTAATGTCTTCGTCTGGAAAAGGACAATCAACCATAAAAACCGCTGCTGACATTGACAAAGCTTGGCAATATGCCGTAAAAGGTTCGCGTGGCGATGTTGTAGAAGTCATAGTCGAGGCTTTTGTAAAATTCAATTCTGAGATTACTTTATTGACCGTGGTTCAAAATAACAACCCCACTTTGTTTTGCGCGCCAATAGGACACAGACAAGAACGCGGTGATTACCAAGAAAGCTGGCAACCCGCAATAGTATCCGACAAAGATTTATACGAAGCACAAGACATGGCCGAAAAAGTAACCGAAGCTTTGGGAGGAGCGGGATTGTTTGGCGTGGAATTTTTCCTGTCTGATGACGGTGTTTATTTCTCTGAATTATCACCAAGACCTCACGACACCGGAATGGTTACTTTGGCAGGAACACAAAATTTCAATGAATTCGAATTGCATTTACGTGCTATTTTGAGCTTGCCTATTTTCGAAATTAATTTAGAGAAAGCGGGAGCCAGTGCTGTAATTTTGGCTTCCGAAAATTCAACAAATCCAACTTTTGCAGGAATAGAAAAAATCGCAGCTTTACCCAAAACCGATTTTAGGATTTTTGGAAAACCTACTTCAAGACCCTACCGCAGAATGGGTGTGGCTTTAGTCAATGACACTCTAGATACTCCAATTGAAGAAATAGTGGAAAAAGCAAAAGAAGCCACCAAATTAATCGAAGTACATTCTTAATTACTGCTTAAAACCCCGAAAAGCTGTCGGTGTAATTGTAGCATGCTTTTTGAATAATCTCACAAAATAGGAATAGTCATCGAAACCTAACTCTGTTGCAATTTCGCTGACTGTTCTTTTTTTATCAATCAGCATTCTTTTTGCTTCTAGAATAATCCTATCAGTAATTACCTGAGTGGTGGTCTTTTTTAAGATTTCATTACATATTCTATTCAAATGTTTTAGTGTAATATGGAGCTGGGACGCATAAAATGAAGGCGCTTTTTCTGTCCAAAAATATTTTTCTAAAAGCACATTAAAATCTCTTATTTTCACATTATAAGAATGAGTTTCCAGAACATGGTTTTCGTTATATTTTCTCACAATTTCGATATGAATACTGTCTAATAAATTCATGATTTTATCCTGCTTCATGATTTTATTCCCTTGGTATTCCTCAAGCATATTATAAAAATAAAACTCCATCGCTTTTGATTCTTTATCCTCAAAAACCATTTCGGGCGAATTACCTAGAGAATAATAAAACGGATAAGCCTCAATTGTTTTTTGCCTAAAATACAAATTGTACATTTCCTGAGAATAAAACACAACAAACCCATCAATATCATCAGATAAACTCCAATGATGCATTTGCCCGGGCTGCAGAAAAAACAGGCTGCCTGGCTGAATCCCAAAAGTATTAAAATCGATATCATGCGTTCCTGATCCATTGGTAAAAAGAACCAATACATACGAATTATGTCTGTGCGGTTCTTCAACAAAACTGTGATCTACCAAGTGATTTTTAAATGTATTAATATAGAAATCACTATTGATATCATTACAGTTGAACCGCTGAATTGAATAAATTGGATATTTGCTCATAGTTTCTCCATGTCTTTATTGTCCTATAATTAGCGAATATAGAAAACATCTGTGACACGG
Protein-coding sequences here:
- a CDS encoding pyridoxal phosphate-dependent aminotransferase, whose product is MSNPLSDRINNLATSQTLAMAALARELKAQGKDIISLSLGEPDFNTPDFIKEAAKKAIDENYSTYSPVDGYGDLKDAICRKFKRDNGLDYKPSQIVVSTGAKQSLYNIAQVMLNDGDEVILPAPYWVSYFEIVKLSGGVPVEVPTSVDTDFKITPEQLEAAITPKTKMMWFSSPCNPSGSVYNREELTALAKVLEKYPNIYVVADEIYEHINFSGTFCSIGSIPGMLEKTITVNGVAKAFAMTGYRIGYIGAPEFIAKACTKIQGQVTSGANSVAQRATITAVDADPSVLNHMVQAFHSRRDLVVGLLKEIPGIKINVPEGAFYVFPDVSSFFGKTLKGTLIKDANDFSMYLLGEACVATVTGDAFGNPNCIRFSYATSDELLKEALRRIKEAVTLTEVPA
- the purT gene encoding formate-dependent phosphoribosylglycinamide formyltransferase — translated: MKILLLGSGELGKEFTIAAQRIGQTIIAVDSYENAPAMQVAHGFEVINMLDGDALDKIVAKHQPDFIVPEIEAIRTERFYDYEKQGITVVPSAKAANFTMNRKAIRDLASKELGLKTADYRYATTTEELHKGVEAVGMPCVVKPLMSSSGKGQSTIKTAADIDKAWQYAVKGSRGDVVEVIVEAFVKFNSEITLLTVVQNNNPTLFCAPIGHRQERGDYQESWQPAIVSDKDLYEAQDMAEKVTEALGGAGLFGVEFFLSDDGVYFSELSPRPHDTGMVTLAGTQNFNEFELHLRAILSLPIFEINLEKAGASAVILASENSTNPTFAGIEKIAALPKTDFRIFGKPTSRPYRRMGVALVNDTLDTPIEEIVEKAKEATKLIEVHS
- a CDS encoding AraC family transcriptional regulator produces the protein MSKYPIYSIQRFNCNDINSDFYINTFKNHLVDHSFVEEPHRHNSYVLVLFTNGSGTHDIDFNTFGIQPGSLFFLQPGQMHHWSLSDDIDGFVVFYSQEMYNLYFRQKTIEAYPFYYSLGNSPEMVFEDKESKAMEFYFYNMLEEYQGNKIMKQDKIMNLLDSIHIEIVRKYNENHVLETHSYNVKIRDFNVLLEKYFWTEKAPSFYASQLHITLKHLNRICNEILKKTTTQVITDRIILEAKRMLIDKKRTVSEIATELGFDDYSYFVRLFKKHATITPTAFRGFKQ